Below is a genomic region from Miscanthus floridulus cultivar M001 chromosome 1, ASM1932011v1, whole genome shotgun sequence.
TAGCCTTTAATCCATCGGACGCCTGGGAGACTGACGGGTACTTACCGACGACGCGCTGCCTCGACTACAAGAGATTGTTTGTCTACCGGCCATTCCGCATGTCATGCTTTTAGTTGTCCTCCTCCGTCCTTTGCTTGGTCTCCTACCAGTTTGCGCTGTGCCAGTGTGCAAAGTGCGTCGTCGTCGAACGCCACATCCACCTGGAGGGACACCTCGGCAACCCTGTCGAGACATGGGGTAGACACGACGTAGTCGCCCAAGATGAGCCCAGTGTCATGGCGGAGCTACTCCGATGGCCTCGACATGACACCCTGCTGCCGGCGTCGTCCGTCATCAAAGTGAACCAGGTCGAGTGCCCTAGAGACTCCCATGACGACCTCGATTTGGCGACCGACGTCCGACTCCTACACGATGATGTCGCCTGGACGAAAGGTGCTCCTGTCGACAATGCGGAGACCGCCGCCGGCTACGAGCACAGTGCCATTGGCGCGGCACACACCATGCTTGTTATCTGGCATGCACACCACGACGCCGCGTCGTTGGCCGTGGTGGTGCTTGTGCCCCCTGCCTTTTCTCTTCAACGTCGTGAGGTCGTACCAGTACACCACGCCGCCGCTCATTGCATCTGAGCCTGAAGGAAAATTAATGCGCCTGATGAGCTTCAATCAATAAATCAAACTGACAAAATAACAATAATGGGTACGGCGTGATATATCTATATATTATCATACATATATGTTGTCTCGGTCTATAAACACCGTATATCTCTGTCGTTCTACCGGAGTTCGAATCCGAACGTGTTACTACTACATAATATTTGCACAAAAATATTTAGAAAGAAGGTTCCTGTAAAATTGACTTCTATAAGCTTGAAGAAAAAAAGAGATAGAAGTTGGAGTTTGTTTAGGATTGAGAATATAAAATAAGAAACACATGGATGTGATATTTTGCCTTTCTTTTGACAGATAACTAAATAAAGAACGCGGAGCAAAATAAAGTAcgtagagcatctccaagagtttcctaaACCTCCTCCTAATCCTAAGTTTTTAGAAAGATTCAAAAAAAATCCATCTCTAACAACTCCTAATACAATCTTCTAATATTTTAGGAGTTAGAAAAAATCCCCCTTATCCGCATAACTTTACGCGCCGCAGCCTCGCGCGTATCCTTCGACTCCCTGCCGTCGCGCTCAGGTCCTccacgctgggtcgctcagcctCGACCGGGACGAGGAGGAGATGATGAAGTGGCGCGACGACGACGGAGTTGTCGGAGCGGCGAagacgccgccgctgccgctgaagCCGCAGCTGATGCGGCGGCAGAAACAGGTGCCAGTGTCGCCGGCCAAGACGCAGGTCCGCGAGCCCGAGGTGATCAACGTGTGGGAGCTCATGGACGGCCTCGATGACAAGGATGAGGAGGGCGACGCCGACGGCGAGGAGCGGCTGGAGAAGTCGGCCCCAGGATCACCCGAGTTCGATCCGGACGTCATCACCGCGTTCCGGAAGGCGCTGGATGAGATACCCCCGCCGCCGGACGACCCTGGCATCGAGGAGTGTATCAAGAAGCCTGACGGCCTGGGCGGTGGCGGGGGCGGCGACGAGGTGGGCGTCAAGAAGCGCGAGATACAGAGGTTCCCGGGCATCGTGCGCGCGCGGGTCAGCGCGTTCCAGCAGAGGATTGACGTGAAGCTCGCCAAGCTGGCGCCGCTGCAGCCGCAGCCGCCGGCTCTACCGCCCCCGCCGGACAGCGCCCGGAAGGTGGTGCTGTACCTAACCAGCCTCCACGGCATCCGCAAGACGTACGAGGACTGCTGGTCCACCAAGTCCATTCTCCAGAGCTACGGCATGCGCGTCGACGAGCGCGACCTGTCGATGCACTCGGGGTTCAAGGACGAGCTCCACGCCGCGCTGGGCTCCACCGCGGGCAGCAGGACCCCGCAGGTGTTCGCGGCCGGCAGGCACCTGGGCGGCGCCGAGGAGGTCCGCCGGATGCACGAGGCCGGCGAGCTGTCGAAGGCGCTCGAGGCCTGCGAGATGGCGCCCCCGCCGAGCTCCGGCGGCAAGGGCATTGCCCTGGAGGCGTGCTCCAGCTACGGCGGCGTGCGGTTCGTGCCCTGCGAGGAATGCTCCGGCAGCTGCAAGGTGTTCCTCGAGGAGGTGGGCACCTTCAGGCAGTGCCCCAAGTGCAACGAGAACGGGCTAGTGCGGTGTCCCCTCTGCTCCTTGTGAAAAATCTCAGAGCTGCTATGGGCGAAGAGGAGACACGCTCGTCATCGGTGTCGGGGTCCAGCGGAGATGCCGACGGCGTTGACGGCGACAAGCCGGTCGTGTCGGAGTCAGAGCACCCTGTAGTTTTCCGTGATGGAAAAGAAAAAAGCCGCAACATAATTCATGTGGGTCCTAAATTTAATTTTTTAGATGCcatttattagaaactcttaGAGACGATCTTCTTTTTTCCTCCCCAAATCTTTTTAGAAGTTGTCAAACTATaagtttttaggagaaaaaagtaggaaactcttggagatgctctaactcttATCCTTTTCTATTTGATTATTAAGAGTTCTATTTAGAGTACTCAAGATCAAGGAATCTATTTAGATTAGGATTCCTACTCTTAATTAGACACGAGCTATTTTAACTCGTATGAGCATGTGTTATATATATAAGTCCGAACAAAAAATACTCTCTATTGTCCGGTAGTTAGATGGAGACGGACTAAAAAATAGATGGACGAAAAAAATGAGCTGAAATTTTgcttctttattattaggtatagatatagatatagataatgGTATTGAGTAATTTCCTATATAACAAAATAGATCCAATGGTCATAACGTGAGAATTTCTAGCATTTGAGAAAATTAACATGAAGTCTCCGTTAAAAGATCCCATACCGACATACGAAATGTACACCCCCTGTTAAAAGACACCTTTAAAAAGTTATGTTTTATTTTATGCTTCTGTATTTTAGAAAATATCTAATTATCTGAAGATACAATAGCCATTGTACCCAAACAATTCCCGTATCTCGCACTAGTACGGCAAACGATGTGCCACCTGACTCAGCGCAGGCTGCACGGCCGCTACCGTCACCTCGAATCCAACTGCAAATCATGAGACCCCGTCTGATAGAGCTCCGACTTTGGCTTCTCCTTGAACTAGCTTCTCTGAAGCTGAAACTATTTTGAGATAGAAGAAATGATATTTCTGCAGCTCTGGCTCCTCTATATAAAAATGGCTCCGGCTTCACCGGACTCCTTGCAAAGATATTCTAAAATTGCCATTCGGCAGGGCTTCTTGCAAGGAGTTTTAAGATGGCCGTTCGGCAGGGCTCCTTGCAAGGAGTTTTTAGTTGGCTGTTCGGTAGGGCTCCTTGCAAGGAGCCATGAGTCTGGAGCCAGAGTCCTGCTAAAGGGGGCCAACCGAAGTACTAGATGATACTAAAGAGTCACCACCACAATACTCTAGTTGGGTGAGACGACACGAAGACGAATGACAACACTATCTACTGCATGTTCTTTGAAACCACATCCCCTCAGGTATATAAGAGAGAATAGGGAGCCTCTTCCAAGCAACTGGGAGAGCACAATCCAAGACAAAACACACTGATCAAACACACAACTCATGGAACAAACATTCAAGTCACACTGAGCACTCGGGACATAGTAATACAGACTTCACCCGaccactagacgtagggcacccggCTTGAACTATATAAACTTTTGTGACCCTTGTGCTAACTCTCATCAGAACCCCACacattgttggatatattatgggcttgacccatataatatttaataaatcaaataaaactctatggtccataacattaagcgttgtatggtttaataccgtacgggattttgactgaacgttaacttagcttatttggttgaaaattgtccatcttaattgagaagctgagaaaaggacacagGAGTGCCACACGCGTGAGCCGCCGCCGGCTGGGCCAGGCCATGGGTGGGCGTGGCgaggttttgccacttaatctaCATAATTACGGGAGTTTCTCTCTTTTATGATGGGGGGAGTTGATTTTGCCTATTACCGTCTCTTCGTGTCTCCGTCTCCTGAGTTCCTCAGCTGGCATTCTCCCTCCCCGCCGCAGGCATAAAACCAGAAGTCCTCTGTCAGTCCAATTCTCCCTTCGCTTCCGAGAGACCACATTTTAGCCGTCCTTTGTTTTTCTCCGTCttgtacctctgcgcgcacggagcaaCGGGAGAGCGGGTGCCTCTAGAACCCTTGTCCGCCTATGAACCTTGCatggggtgtgcggcgattaggtttttggggagcgattccgcgactgctcgtccacgttgcagacgtcttcttcctggtgatcgctcgtGGAACATCAAGGTGTCTTCTTCCTAGTGatcgttcgtgggactgcactgcaaaCATCTTTTCTACATAGACTGTGGTCCATGACTTCGAGCAATGCACTATGtctggtgcgaatggagcctccgatgcactcggcatgggaccctccgctgggtacactctTAACTCTCTGATTACCGTACTTTACATACTTACTGTATCGATCGGTATGTCATACTTGCATACTGTAGCATttgttagagatatacacatacacatatatgttgtcacgaacctgctgatgttttatttctggattaaattatttatgaaaattcctaattttctaacaatccaaaaacctaatgtttggcaattttctgtcagtggttttgctgctgctttgaagccgaataactttgatggcaagaatttcatgatatggcgtgccaagatggtgttgtggttgactgctatgaactgctatcacgccgcataggggaagcctgaacaatttactcctgaggaggagcaaaagttcttggctgccgataacctgtttcgtGGCACCATGATTAGTGCACTTTAtagtaagtatgagaaaaactacatatcttgtaCATCAGACAAagaattatgggatgctcttgaggcaaagtttagagTTTCTAATGCTGGTAGTGAGCTATACGTTATGGAGCagttgtatgactacaaaatggttgaaaaccattctgtagtggaacaggctcatgagatataggcgctagcaaaggaactagaacatttttcatgtttgttgcctgacaagtttgtggccggcggtataatcgctaagctaccACCTTCGTGGAGGgatttgctacttctctaaaacacaagagataagagtttagcgtggctgagcttattggatctcttgatgttgaggagagggcgagagcaaaagacaaccgtagaaaaggagttgagtctttcgCTACCAATatagtgcagaagaaaaactcatttgcatcccgtaataaaaagaagaagaacatgcaagagaacaacaatataAAGCCTAAGCAATCTGCTGAgttaaagaagaaaaacaacaagaaaagtGGATGTTGCTTTGTTTGTggaagtgatgagcattgggcaagtgcgtgcctagaccgcaaatataagcaagaaaagaaatcagcaaacatggtgattagcgagactggaggagaaacatctgggtatggtaattctttaccttttgttcttttagtttgtctttcacctgagtggtggatgaatagcggtgctaatattcatgtgtgtgctgatgtttctttgtttacttcctatcaggccGGTGGGAttagagccttgctgatgggaaatagttcgcatgcgcgtgttcttggtgttggtacggtcgttctgaagtttactttaggaaagacggtgctattaaagaacgtgcagcatgtcccctccatcaagaagaatcttgttagcggttctcaaatgtgtcgcgatggctttaaattGTGCTTGAGTtcaataagtgtgttgtgtcgagacatggaacatttgttggaaaatgttatgaatgcggaggcttgttccgcttatctttgcttgatgatgtgtgtaataaagtagtgaacagtgttaatgtttcggatgagtcaaatatatggcattcacgactttgtcacattaattttggccgTCTCAcacggcttgcaaatctgaatttaatcccaaaatttaacttagtcaaagattctaagtgccaggtgtgtgtgcaatcgaagcaaccgcgcaagcctcacaaggctagtgaggcgaggaacttggcaccattagaactcgttcattctgatttatacGAAATGAATGGTGAATTGACTAAAGACGGtaaacgatacttcatgacatttatagatgattgtactagattttgctacgtgtatttattgaaaactaaagatgaagcgttgtattattttaaagtctataaagctgtggtagaaaatcaacttgagaagaaaatcaaacgTTTGCGGTCCGatacgggggagaatatttctcaaatgaattttttgAGTTTTGCGCgatgcatggaattattcatgagaggatgccaccatactcaccacagtctaatgggattgcagagagaaagaaccgtactctaactgatttggttaatgccttgttagagactgcgggactatctaaggaatggtgggatgaggctatattgacagtgtgtcatgtcctgaatagggtgcccacaaagaacaaagaaattacaccattcgaggaatgagagaagaagagattaaatctctcttacctgtgaacttgtggttgtttggcaaaggtgaatgtgccaataaacaaaaagcaaaagcttggaccaaagactgttgattgtgtttttcttggtttTGCTATTCATAgcatgggttatagatttttaaatataaattctagtgtttctgagatggctgttgatacaatcatggaatctagagacactatattttttgagaatgaatTGCCAATGAAAAATGCATCTAGcacgactggtcatgaatttataattccccatgagcataaaaattttactctgatagaacaaattgaggaatcctatatgcaaaatcctgaggaggatgacactatagtcactagaaaaagtaagagacagaggactgcaaagtgttttggtgatgactatattgtgtaccttgtggatgactcaccaatgaccattgaagaggcatattcctctcctgatgctgacttatggaaggaagcagtacggagtgagatggattctattatgtctaatggaacttagaaaatagttgatcgtccttatgggtgcaaacctatagggtgcaaatgggtgttcaagaaaaagcttaggcctgatggtactatcgagaggtacaaggcaagacttgtggccaagggttatactaaAAAAGAAgatgaggatttctttgatacttattcacctgtTGCCCGATTGACTACAAATTGAGTATTGCTTTCCCTggtagcctcttatggtcttatcgttcatcaaatggatgttaagacagctttcctaaatgaagagttagaggaggagatctatatagaTCAGCCGGataggtttgtagcaaatggtcaagaaggcaaggtgtataaattattaaagtcattatatggcctaaaacaagctcctaagcagtggcacgAGAAGTTCAACAGAACTCTAACATCtgttggctttgttgtgaatgaagctgacaaatgtgtgtactattggTATGGTggggtgaaggagttattttgtgcttatatgttgatgacatactgatctttggatccagcctcaaagtgattgaggaggtgaaggaatttttatctaataattttgaaataaaagatttgggagaggctgatgttattcttaatatcaagcttctgagagaaggtgatggtggggtaactctattacaatcccactatgtgaaaaaggtgctgagtcgctttgggtttactGATTATGAACctactcctacaccttatgaccctagtgtgctattgaggaaaaattggagaatagcaagggatcaattgagatattcccagatcattggttcactcatgtatcttgctagtgcaataaGGCATAAaatctcatttgctgtgtgcaagctgagccggtttgtgtcaaacccgggagatgatcactagcatgctcttgagagagtgatgctgtcgacatagaattttgtcccgtgccgaggacacacgcaacaaGCCGGAAAGGTCCGCTCGatagagcagatccgcctagcttcagcgcagggatggtcgatcctacgcaatcctcctgaaacgtgccagtcaatttgaccctgcaattgacaaggagagaaagtttatcagtaattacgggtagaacttgctggtgttgccagacagtcctgaatgtgcggctatgagagccgatatgaaaggagattgactaaatagttgattccagcatattcatgagaataaatcggttaaagctcattggggtgtataagaagaatcagttattatATAGGATAGATATCATTATTTAaacaaacattaatcaatggcaataagatatcaacaatgatcggtttatgctgagccaatgattacaagtaaccgaacccctttttatataaagaaacaattcaacaccatttaaccgtttaataaagataaaccaaatgaacatgttagatcttgaaagcatctaggcccctaagtggattcggtgattaatgtcaatacaagattactatgactaatgtgtgttttgtagaggcaattaagttatgtcatggtaatggagatcgattgggcaatcgaggttgtcatgcccctacgatggaaatcatttcggttttcaaaggatggacgacaaggttaaggataactagttctaagtgtcaattgaagttggagagacacttagagtagtttaggactttgtttttttcctttggccgtactatgaaggggggtatgaatgggtagcttgacctagttgagtctagtgagttaggtgtggtgcacacttgtgaaaactagctctaggtagctcctatgaatgcctaaaatcctttggagcaaacttcattcacatatgatcgaaagttggaagtgaatggagggtcaaatattgaccggacgct
It encodes:
- the LOC136458449 gene encoding uncharacterized protein, yielding MREWSWQHARSVFRQPGPEPCGSSRGLDKRFVGSQMHGGDPVHKHASDVCSGDGAPDLSSSVLCLVSYQFALCQCAKCVVVERHIHLEGHLGNPVETWGRHDVVAQDEPSVMAELLRWPRHDTLLPASSVIKVNQVECPRDSHDDLDLATDVRLLHDDVAWTKGAPVDNAETAAGYEHSAIGAAHTMLVIWHAHHDAASLAVVVLVPPAFSLQRREVVPVLHAGSLSLDRDEEEMMKWRDDDGVVGAAKTPPLPLKPQLMRRQKQVPVSPAKTQVREPEVINVWELMDGLDDKDEEGDADGEERLEKSAPGSPEFDPDVITAFRKALDEIPPPPDDPGIEECIKKPDGLGGGGGGDEVGVKKREIQRFPGIVRARVSAFQQRIDVKLAKLAPLQPQPPALPPPPDSARKVVLYLTSLHGIRKTYEDCWSTKSILQSYGMRVDERDLSMHSGFKDELHAALGSTAGSRTPQVFAAGRHLGGAEEVRRMHEAGELSKALEACEMAPPPSSGGKGIALEACSSYGGVRFVPCEECSGSCKVFLEEVGTFRQCPKCNENGLVRCPLCSL